The nucleotide window CAGCAGCcttcaaaatgaaaaacaaaatttattgatATTACTTAGAAATGCAAATCATTTGTTTGAtaatttgtatttctttaatatttgttgtgaaaaaaacatttttttaatgattattacaaagctgatatcaactcactctggtaaaaagtttcaacaggttatttctctcacatccatcctcggatcaagttgaaactatgcacaattattcattttatgtTAGTGCCTGGCATACAATGTTTTACAAAGCAATAATTCCTGGCTTTAATCTGTTAGTAAAGTAAGAATTAAAGTGCTTCTGTaactcttccttttttttttcctttttaaaatgtaatatcattgcataaatatagatctagcccAATTTTTGTACAGTTTGcttttatgtatgtatgaaaatagcacaatttttttttttttaagacagcAATTATGCAGTGcctaaaattaacaagaaaGTTTCCTTTTCACTTTGTTCATTGTAGAATGCTGTCAAAAAAGGTAATCACACCCACTTTTGTCATTCTTAACATCAAGTACTTAAttaagcttttttattttataacatttattgGTTGATTTCCATATTGGTAATCAAATTCTATTTAggatgttttattatttaaaagattACATAATAAAATTTATGAATTGAAAAAATGTCATAATTCTGCTTAAGCTTCATCATAAGCTTAGATCAGCAACTTGGCACCAACACTCTTTTTAAATGGGAATTTTTTTTGATTCTATGCTTTGTTCACTTGACTTGTAATTAcattagatatttttaaaagctttaatactttaattttttttttttctgtcaaaaCAGATTCCTGATATAGATCTTCAAATTATAGAACAGTTGGAAAGACTTTCCTTGGTTGAATTCAATAATGAACAAGGATACATCTCATTACAGAAGTCTGTTCAGTCAGCTGACTTGTTACAGGCAGTAGATACCACCAATGTAGAGCCACTTGCTTCAGTCCTTGAAGATAGGTTAGtatttattgtaggcctactgcaCAACTCACTTCAAGCTgatgcatatttaattttagactttttattaaataaaaggaAAGCAACCTGTAAATACAGATTATTATATGAAGGCTTCTGTAGTGGGCATCCTCATtagtagttgaaagttaggaTTTGTAAGTCACTGTTTTGGATTCTTTGGTACATAATACaagtttattattatcttaCTGCTCTAACACTGACTTGCTCATTTCCATTGTAAATATATTGAATTTATATTCACCTTTTAGTTGTATTATTATAACTATTCATTCTATTCAAGGGCTTTGTGGTTACGAGAAGACAAAGTAACAGAAGGCAATCAGCTGAAAGAAATCTTAAGTAATGCAACAAAAGTGgaagaaaattattttgttgCTCCTCCAGGTATGTACACAAATGTACATTAAAGCTTAAGATTATGAAAAACATGCATTCTGAAAAGATTATAAATCTTCTTATAGTTATAGAGTAGTTAATGCTATTTGAACACctataggccaaaatttcaaagtttgactttgacagcgcattatttgacaacggtttgacatagaaaagaaactGAAGTACCCcggtatcaaaatcttctttagtttaaggagaataaggatgattacttatatttgtacccctaacctatatttgttattatatttaaggtcaaagaggccatgtgttttcatttaattcaaacaaatttGACACATATTATTTGATTCtagacaccataatttatttttgcatcaataaactcagattttaattctatgttAATATTagctaaattttaagatccccaggcataatccatcacat belongs to Biomphalaria glabrata chromosome 12, xgBioGlab47.1, whole genome shotgun sequence and includes:
- the LOC129922038 gene encoding glutamyl-tRNA(Gln) amidotransferase subunit C, mitochondrial-like isoform X1, coding for MLKNNMVPLQTAIMQCLKLTRKFPFHFVHCRMLSKKIPDIDLQIIEQLERLSLVEFNNEQGYISLQKSVQSADLLQAVDTTNVEPLASVLEDRALWLREDKVTEGNQLKEILSNATKVEENYFVAPPGNIPMKKRDKDFLKSVLENKHSK
- the LOC129922038 gene encoding glutamyl-tRNA(Gln) amidotransferase subunit C, mitochondrial-like isoform X2; the protein is MQCLKLTRKFPFHFVHCRMLSKKIPDIDLQIIEQLERLSLVEFNNEQGYISLQKSVQSADLLQAVDTTNVEPLASVLEDRALWLREDKVTEGNQLKEILSNATKVEENYFVAPPGNIPMKKRDKDFLKSVLENKHSK